The following are encoded in a window of Thermodesulfobacterium geofontis OPF15 genomic DNA:
- a CDS encoding response regulator transcription factor — MEKILIVEDDKEIGKILSEGFSSQGYKCHIVSSLSEAYIYLLSSSDLSLVILDLILPDGDGLELLKYLRSTLKFKKLPVIIISARGAELDRILGLELGADDYVVKPFSLREVIIRANKILKRNLQPEEILNYGPLKVDKKKKIILLEEKLLTLTPTEYKILETLVENSERIITREELIRIIWPVEKEYYSRVLDAYICRLRTKLGKYGKIIETVRGFGYRLAQI; from the coding sequence ATGGAAAAAATTTTAATAGTGGAAGATGATAAAGAGATAGGAAAAATTCTTTCAGAGGGCTTTTCTTCTCAAGGTTATAAATGTCATATAGTTAGTTCTTTGTCTGAGGCTTACATTTACCTTTTATCTTCTTCAGATCTATCTCTTGTTATACTTGATCTTATTCTCCCAGATGGTGACGGATTAGAACTTTTAAAGTATCTTCGTTCAACCCTTAAATTTAAAAAATTACCAGTAATTATAATTTCAGCCAGAGGAGCAGAGCTTGACAGAATTTTAGGTTTAGAATTGGGGGCAGATGATTATGTGGTTAAGCCATTTAGTCTAAGAGAAGTTATAATAAGGGCTAATAAAATTTTAAAAAGAAATTTACAACCAGAAGAGATTTTAAATTATGGTCCCCTTAAAGTGGATAAGAAAAAAAAGATTATTTTACTTGAAGAAAAACTCCTTACTCTTACACCTACAGAATATAAGATTTTAGAAACCTTAGTAGAAAACTCAGAAAGAATTATTACCAGAGAAGAGCTTATTAGAATAATTTGGCCTGTAGAAAAGGAATATTACTCAAGAGTTTTAGATGCTTATATTTGTAGATTAAGAACCAAGCTTGGTAAATATGGAAAAATCATAGAAACTGTTAGAGGCTTTGGATACCGTTTAGCTCAGATATAA
- a CDS encoding sensor histidine kinase: MKIPLSLLIFLIIALLIAIFFLLKKFLKIKKENSLLKRELNFWIDFFSNYPFPLFIIEKDEIKWQNKKALEILGDLRGKKKDQIELFLKDSYWDRKVLFLSPESAAYLLIDKKEEKILKRSYEIALAYLSHELKTPFTMVKNYAEKLEEKLKEIKSFEALLKDFEALKNSLERVERLIYKLFSSLEYLVKDLKIKKENFSLKPAIEEVIFWVTPLCKDKNIELEVDIPEDIEIEGDKEWLMQAILNPLENAIKFSPPGEKVILKVYRRENDWINILIRDMGPGVAYEELPFLGMPFFKSSAEKGLGFGLFLTKKIISAHGGKLRFNLPSQGGLEVLIEIPYNLKRVSISSSDMGFAK, encoded by the coding sequence ATGAAAATCCCCCTTTCTTTATTAATTTTCTTAATAATAGCCCTTTTAATAGCCATATTTTTTCTTCTCAAAAAATTTTTAAAAATTAAAAAGGAAAATAGCCTTTTAAAAAGAGAGCTTAATTTTTGGATAGATTTTTTCTCTAATTATCCTTTTCCTCTTTTTATAATTGAAAAAGATGAAATAAAATGGCAAAACAAAAAGGCTCTTGAGATTTTAGGAGATCTTAGGGGTAAGAAAAAAGACCAAATAGAGTTATTTTTAAAAGATTCTTATTGGGATCGAAAAGTCCTTTTTCTTTCACCAGAATCGGCAGCTTATCTTTTGATTGATAAAAAGGAGGAAAAAATTTTAAAAAGAAGTTATGAAATAGCTTTAGCCTATCTTTCTCATGAATTAAAAACACCCTTTACTATGGTAAAAAACTATGCAGAAAAATTGGAAGAAAAACTAAAAGAAATTAAATCTTTTGAAGCTCTTTTAAAAGATTTTGAAGCTTTAAAAAATTCTTTAGAAAGGGTTGAAAGATTAATTTATAAACTATTTTCATCCTTAGAGTATTTAGTTAAGGATTTAAAAATAAAAAAGGAAAATTTTTCTTTAAAACCTGCAATAGAGGAGGTAATTTTTTGGGTAACCCCACTTTGTAAGGATAAAAATATAGAGTTAGAGGTGGATATACCAGAGGATATAGAAATAGAGGGAGATAAAGAATGGTTAATGCAAGCTATTTTAAATCCTTTAGAAAATGCTATTAAATTTTCCCCACCTGGAGAAAAAGTGATTTTAAAGGTTTACCGAAGAGAAAATGATTGGATTAATATTTTGATAAGAGATATGGGTCCAGGGGTTGCTTATGAAGAGCTTCCCTTTTTAGGAATGCCCTTTTTTAAATCAAGTGCTGAAAAGGGATTAGGTTTTGGGCTTTTTCTTACTAAAAAAATAATATCTGCTCATGGGGGAAAACTTAGATTTAATCTTCCTTCCCAAGGAGGCTTAGAAGTATTAATAGAAATACCTTATAATTTGAAAAGAGTTTCTATTTCTTCTTCTGACATGGGTTTTGCTAAATAA